Below is a genomic region from Bacteroidales bacterium.
GATCTTTAATATGTAAAATACCTGTTATATTATCTAAATTATCTTTATAAACAGGGATTCGCGAATAACCTGAATCGAGAATAATATTCATTAATTGTTTGTAATCTGTTTTTATTTCAACGGCAGTAATATCCATACGCGAATGCATCACTTCTTTTACATCGATAATATCGAATTTTACAATGCCTCTTAAAATCTTTTTGTTTGCATCGGGTGTGTCTTTTCCTGTAGTGATATCAAGTGCTGCAGAAAGGTCGGTAATGGTAATGTTGTTCTTGCGTGTAATTCGTTTATCAATTACAGAAGTTGAGCGGATAAGCAATGAACTAACCGGGTAAAAAAGTTTTATACAAAAAACCATTGCTCTCGACATAAAAGCTGCTACCTGCAAAGCATAATGTGTAGCATAAATTTTCGGTGTAATTTCTCCTACCAGTAAAATAAGAAATGTAACCAGCACCACCTGAATAATAAATGCAATCCATAAACTATCGCCAAAATCAAATAAACCTGTTGTAATAAAAGAAGACAGAATAACAATACCTATATTTACAAAATTACTTGCTATCAGTAATGTTGCGAGTAAGCGTTTGGGATTTTCAAGTAATTTCAGGATAATCTTACCGGAACGGGTTTTCTTATTTTTTAATTCATTTAAATGAATCGGCTTTAATGAAAAATAAGCTATTTCTGAACCGGAGAACAGCGCCGAGAAAAATAGAAGTAAAACCATTGCAATAATTTCAATTGCAATTTCAAACGAAAAAGGTTTTAGTATCAATAATATCATTTCTACTTTTGAATAAAAAGATTTGTATAAATCAAAATTATAAAATAATTATCATTTATTTTTCAGAAAAGCATCCCATCCCTGGGCTTTTACAGGTATAGTACCACCATTACGTGTTATGATATTAATGCCGCTTTCAGTGATATGGCCTATTGGTGTTATTCCTGAAATATTTTTCAACTTTTCAAAATCTTTTGGCGATACAGTAAATAGTAGTTCATAATCTTCGCCTCCACTTAGTGCAGCAGTTACAGCATTAATTTTAAATTCTTCACCCATTGAAATGGTAAGAGGATGTATCGGAAATTTTTCTTCGTATAAAGCACATCCTTTTCCTGATTCCTGGCATATATGGATAATATCAGAAGCAAGTCCGTCTGAGATGTCAATCATAGATGTTGGAACCACACCGGCTTCTTTAAGTCGTTTCACAATGTCTGTTCGGGGTTCGGGTTTTAATATTCGTTGCAAAATATAATCATAACCCGTAAGTTCCGGTTGCATATCGGGATTGCTTTTATAAACCATTTTCTCACGCTCAAGTAGTAACAAGCCCATATATGCAGCGCCCAAATCGCCTGATACAAGAACAATATCATTAACACCCGCTCCGCTTCTATAAGTTATTGATTCTTTCTTTGCCCTGCCAATCACTGTAATCGAAATAAATAATCCGGCAGCGCTTGCAGATGTATCGCCTCCTACAAAATCAACCTGGTATTTTTTACAAGCCAGTTTTATTCCTTCATATATTTCATCAATTGCTTCAAGCGAAACCCTGTTGGATAGAGCTATACTTACAGTAATTTGTTCAGCTACTCCGTTCATTGCGGCAATGTCGCTGATATTAACAGCGGCTGCCTTATACCCCAAATGTTTGAGAGGCGTATATGCCAAATCAAAATGAACTCCTTCGGTAAGTATATCAGTCGATACAAGTATTTCATCCGTACCGCAACTAATAACAGCGGCATCATCACCAATGCCTTTAATTGTTGATTTATTATAAATCTCAATATTTTCCGAAAGATGTTTTATTAAACCAAATTCACCCAATTCGGAAATTTCAGTTCTTTTATTTTTTTCTTTTCTATACATACTGCAAAAGTAAGTTAAATGATAATAACAAAAAAACCTTTTAAAATTTCAAAAGTCAAAAAGAAAAAAATCTGTAACTTGCCGTTTTATTTTATTTATATGA
It encodes:
- the thiL gene encoding thiamine-phosphate kinase, encoding MYRKEKNKRTEISELGEFGLIKHLSENIEIYNKSTIKGIGDDAAVISCGTDEILVSTDILTEGVHFDLAYTPLKHLGYKAAAVNISDIAAMNGVAEQITVSIALSNRVSLEAIDEIYEGIKLACKKYQVDFVGGDTSASAAGLFISITVIGRAKKESITYRSGAGVNDIVLVSGDLGAAYMGLLLLEREKMVYKSNPDMQPELTGYDYILQRILKPEPRTDIVKRLKEAGVVPTSMIDISDGLASDIIHICQESGKGCALYEEKFPIHPLTISMGEEFKINAVTAALSGGEDYELLFTVSPKDFEKLKNISGITPIGHITESGINIITRNGGTIPVKAQGWDAFLKNK
- the gldE gene encoding gliding motility-associated protein GldE — encoded protein: MILLILKPFSFEIAIEIIAMVLLLFFSALFSGSEIAYFSLKPIHLNELKNKKTRSGKIILKLLENPKRLLATLLIASNFVNIGIVILSSFITTGLFDFGDSLWIAFIIQVVLVTFLILLVGEITPKIYATHYALQVAAFMSRAMVFCIKLFYPVSSLLIRSTSVIDKRITRKNNITITDLSAALDITTGKDTPDANKKILRGIVKFDIIDVKEVMHSRMDITAVEIKTDYKQLMNIILDSGYSRIPVYKDNLDNITGILHIKDLLPHIEKEADFNWQVLLRPPFFVPESKKIDDLLQEFRQKKNHMAIVIDEYGGTSGMLTMEDIIEEIVGEINDEFDTDEVIFSKLDEKNFVFEGKTLLNDFCRIMNIDTTVFSEKKGESDTLAGLILELEGKIPEKNDKIFYKNFIFTVEAADKRSIKRIKVTLNEKNNSDESNN